One region of Cheilinus undulatus linkage group 4, ASM1832078v1, whole genome shotgun sequence genomic DNA includes:
- the rasd4 gene encoding rasd family member 4: protein MSLEVKEKTHVRLVFLGAAGVGKTALIQRFLQDKFEPKHRRTVEELHSKEYDIGGVKITVEILDTSGSYSFPAMRKLSIQNSDAFALVYAVNDPESLEAVKSLRNEILEIKEDKYTPIVVVGNKVDREEERQVSNEDVLSTVELDWNNSYLEASAKENENVVEVFKELLQQANLPSRLSPALRRRRETFPKDTNFRPPMNKTNSCILS from the coding sequence atgtcTCTGGAGGTGAAGGAGAAAACTCATGTTCGTCTGGTCTTTCTGGGGGCAGCAGGAGTGGGCAAGACAGCCTTGATCCAACGCTTCCTCCAAGACAAATTTGAGCCCAAACACAGGCGCACAGTGGAGGAGCTGCACAGCAAGGAGTATGACATAGGTGGGGTCAAGATCACAGTGGAGATCCTGGACACCAGTGGCAGCTACTCCTTTCCAGCCATGCGGAAGCTGTCCATCCAAAACAGTGACGCCTTTGCACTGGTGTACGCCGTGAATGATCCAGAGTCGCTGGAGGCTGTGAAGAGCCTCAGGAATGAGATTTTGGAGATCAAGGAGGACAAATACACGCCTATCGTGGTGGTGGGAAACAAGGTGGACCGGGAAGAGGAGCGTCAAGTGTCTAATGAGGATGTGTTGTCAACCGTAGAGCTGGATTGGAACAACAGTTACCTGGAAGCTTCAGCAAAGGAGAACGAAAACGTGGTGGAGGTGTTCAAAGAGCTCCTGCAGCAAGCAAACCTCCCCAGCCGTCTGAGCCCGGCGCTACGCAGACGCAGAGAGACCTTTCCCAAGGACACCAACTTCCGGCCACCCATGAACAAGACAAACAGCTGCATTCTGTCTTAA